The genomic DNA GAGAAGCATTATATAACTGCATCTCTATATATAACAATGTCTAATATAGCAGTATGTTGTTTTTACAGCTGCTATGTTGGCCACTCAACTAAATGAGATGGTGACTTCGGAACAATTAGAAGTGAAAGCTGTTATTCAGCTGAACAAGTACATCTGTAATGTTATTCAAGAAACCAGGTAAATAGAAATTTGTTGAACATATTATATTACTTTGTAAACCTTCCTTTTGGCCTCACATTAGCCTATGCTTGACAGCAGAGTTAATACACCTAGCTTTAGGTTAGTGTTGCTTCAGCTTTAgtgaaagatttttgaaaagtgaaaggAGACAAAACCACACTTGAACCAATACAACAGAGCTTTGAAattaatatcaaataaaaaggGGTTCTTGGGAAGACATTTTATTCACTTTAAGGttattttcaggaaagtttTGATTCTGATGGATGTGACTGTTATTAAACCTGGAAGGGAAGTTCCTGGAAAGATTGGAGATCCCAAAAACTTAAATGCAGATCCTGGCATTGATCGCCAAAATCCTCCACAAAAGAATGGAAATGGTGCTCCACAGAGTATTCCAGGTAGAGTAACAATACTGTCTTGTCTAACTTACAAATTTTAGTAGTATTCTAGCTGGCTGAAACTTATGTATTCATTGTAGTTGATGTTCATGTGATTAGCAATGATGtcatttcaaaaggaaaaaatgtactTTTTCACTAAGGTGGTGTGAAAGCTGTAATGACAAATGGTAAACTAGCAGGTGGAACATCCAGGGGTGCAGAACTGGCCTCTTCTACATATGGAAGGTAATATTATATGTCACATGATAATATGAAATGTTTAGTGTGGTCAAAGGGAATTAACTAAAAGAACATTTCTGGAGGAATTATGGTGCTTGAAGTCACATGTTCAAGAGACCAAATGAAGTATTAAGTCTAGGAAGAGGCAAATGTGTTTATATGCCATAGttttaatatttactttttgtttcaGTCACAAGCCACTTGCTTCAAGAGGCAATAACATCAGATCTGTTTTTCCAATAACATCATTGACACCATATCAGAACAGGTAGTACAAGATTTTCAAAGACTCTTTTCTTCACCCACAGAAATATTTGGGTCAAACAAGACATATGACATATTTAATCTGTCTAATAGGGATAAAGTATATGATCAAACAccagttttaaatgaaaaggcCCCAAAAACGAAAACCCCAAAATGAAGACCCTGGATACAAAGACTTGAAAATGATGACCCAAACAGCTAAGACCCAAAAATGAAGGCCcccttattttctttattatagTGGTAAGACCTAAGAAAAATCTCTCCAAAGCTTCCTTGGCTGATGTGAATTTTCACATGGAGTTTATTGCATTCAAACTGCAGAATATCTCTGCAGTGACCACCACTTGCTTTCTACCCAGAGGGTTTAGAAGCTTTGGCAACTGGAATGGGCAGACATTGTGCAAGAAGTTTTGCCAAAACCAAATAAACACTGGAAAAATGTAATTGTGCTATATGTTGTGCTAGACCAGCTTGTATGAATGAAGTGCAATGCTGTAACACTGCCAGCCAGATCGAAAGTTCACATCAGCAAGCTCTGATCTTTTTCCATTATAAGGAGGGTGGGAAAAGTTTGAAGGGcactatttttttaaaaaattaattaagaaagtaacaaataggaaaagaaaagaaaatcaagggAAGTCTGGGTTAGAGTTTAATGTAATTGTTGgcaatttcactttcattttggTGGTTAATGATTACTTTGCAAACAGAGAGGTGGTTAAACTTTTCTCTGGTTTTCTCTGGTGAAGCTGCAAAGTGTGACATGAACTTCCTGTCTCAAAATCCTGAAGGGGTCTTCATTTTTGGGTCTTTGTctttgggtcttgggtcttagGTCATAGGTCGTGGCTCTCCGCTCTCAGCTCTCAGCTCTCAGCTCTCAGCTCTCAGCTCTCAGCTCTCAGCTCTCAGCTCTCAGCTCTCAGCTCTCAGCTCTCAGCTCTCAGCTCTCAGCTCTCAGCTCTCAGCTCTCAGCTCTCAGCTCTCAGCTCTCAGCTCTCAGCTCTCAGCTCTCAGCTCTCAGCTCTCAgctctccgctctccgctctccgctctccgctctccgctctccgctctccgctctccgctctccgctctccgctctccgctctccgctctccgctctccgctctccgctctccgctctccgctctccgctctccgctctccgctctccgctctccgctctccgctctccgctctccgctctccgctctccgctctccgctctccgctctccgctctccgctctccgctctccgctctccgctctccgctctccgctctccgctctccgctctccgctctccgctctccgctctccACTCTTAGCTCTTAGCTTATGGGAGTCTTCATTTTCCATGCAACCAAAATGCTTTGGATCTTTTTTGTTAGTGTAAGTGCTCAAGGTCTCTCCTTTGTTTCTATATTCATAAACTTAACAGATGGACAATTCGAGTACGTGTTACAAGCAAGCCAAAGGTCCGCACTTACAACAACTCCAGAGGAGAGGGCCGAGTCTTTAATGTCGACCTTGTGGATGAGTCGGTTTGTTTAATATGAACTATTATTTCATGACTTGTTTTCCCTTTTATCTTTAAGATTCCCAAAGAGGTATTTATAGGAACTCATCATTTTTACCTTACCTGATTTGTGTGCATTTTTCAGGACAACTGTGGATTAAAAGTTAAATGATGTGATATTTTTTGAAATGGTAATTAAAAATAGGGTAGTTTCAGAGAAGGATTTGTGTGACCACTCATTGATGACACTATCGTAACTAAGATTTTTTGGAAGCATAGAAGTCTGACGTCGTAAGGGACAGTTATCTTCAGACTTAcacactttttttaatattcttcagGGAGAGATCAGAGCCACTGGATTCAATGAAGCTGTTGACAAGTTTTATGACTTGCTTGAACTTGACAAGGTATGTAAACCTTGCTTTTACTTGCACATTTGTCtctatttaattatttattgtgGGCTAAGTTCAAAGCCTATCTGCAACACTGTCAGTGGGGGCTGACCCTGGTTTCTTAGCTTATAACTACTTTTTAGTTTAGCTCTAGTTTTATGACGCAAGTTTGTTGGATTTGCTAACCTCTCGTTGTCATAGGTTGAGAAGACTTGTGTTTATGGACGTTCttattttctaaataattttcataatgcAGGTGTTTTATATCTCCAAATGCTCTCTGAGAACTGCAAACAAGAAATTCACAACCATCAAGAATGACTATGAACTCTTTCTGAACAATGATAGTTTGATAGAGCCAGTAAGTACAGATATCATTGCAACCATAGACTCTCTCTTCAGCATGTTATTGTAgaaaaatgtgatgaaaattattttacctgaCTGAATCAGTGGATAGTTTCAAAACCATCTTAGAAATCGATAGAATATACTCAGATTGTATTAACATGACAGTTTGACACTGTTAAATACTAGGCATACAGCAACTGAGACATATTTCCaccattttgcatttttatacTCTTGTTTATTTCATAACTTGCTGATTTAGTGTGATGATACTTGTGACCTACCAACCATGCagtacaattttgttgacatTGGTGACTTGGGAAATTTTAATGCAGATGCACTTGTTGGTGAGTCATAATCTTTTACATATCTATTAATTTGTAACCCTTGAGGGCTGAAAgtattgcttagggttagcaTGACAGTTATAACATGATAACCACCTCTCAGGAACATAATTCCTTGTATCTCCCAATGGAATCATCACCCTCTGTCCACACTATTTGGTGGTGAAAGATGACTTTTGAATCATACCAAGACGAGAGAGCAGACAAAAGGAGTAAGTGTTCAGCTTTAGTTGTAGATAACAAAGCTTTAAGTACCTTGTTCTCATTTCATATGGGatctaaatgtaataaaaaactGGTCCTCTActaattttaataacaatttGCATAGATATTTTAGGTATCGTGATCAATGCTGATGATGTCACACAAATAACAACTAAAACAACTAACAGACAGGTTGGTTTTagttccaatttttttttttatttcggaaTCTAAGAATTTACTTTAGCTCTCTAAttctatttaaaatatttttaggtTTCTAAGAGGGACATTACTCTATTGGACAGATCAGAGAAGAGTGTGAGAGCAACTCTTTGGGGAGAAGAGGTAATGACCCTGAGATATGAATTTTCTATGCTCCCTATTTAATCCAGGGATAAACACAATTTAATGGAATAATAAGTCAATAATTACTCTTTATGTTGTTAGAAACCTAAGTTAAGCATGGTTTAACTGCTGATTATCATCATTAAGATGTTAAAGGGCAAAGGAACTGTTAGTAGTATATTAGGACAGCCATCTCTTATACATAAGGGAACTTTGAGAGTGGTGAGAGAGCACAGAAGCAGAAGAGTTATGTATCTTGTGTGTGTTACATTAAATCTGTTGCTGTGGTGTACCTGTGTGGTGTACAACACTATGTTAACCTTGCTTTGATGTATTCAGCATGTGTTCTATTTATTAAGATTCTTTGATccaacaaaataattcatttacCTTATGAACTTTAAAGTCAAACCAACTTTTGGTATCAggacaaaaatttttctcaaaattaatcTCTCTGCTATTGGTTAACAGGCTGAGACGTTTGATGAGTTTGTTGGAAAGTTTCCTGTTCTTGCCCTAAAAGGGGCAAAAGTCTCAGATTTTGGAGGTATGTAGAAATTGATGTTGAATAAGTCAAGTCTAGGAGTTATCCTTTATTTGGAGGAAGTTTTAATCATGAGtatagccccccccccccctctctccccaTACCTGCAACTAGTTGTATTTATTGTTCAGTGACATTCCTTGAAATCACTTTGTCATATTAACTTTTTCCAGGACGCTCCTTGTCAATCTTGGGTTCAACAAATATGAGGATAAACCCTATGGACCTACAAGAGGCTCATAGCTTGCGTGGATGGTAACTTTTCAAGTTGTgtcaatattttgaaaacttgtgtGGGTTTAATTTTAACTAATATATCTTTATTTGGATTTTTTACAGGTATGATAATGTTGGTAAAGATTCAAATGTAGAGTCTCTCTCTGGGCTCAGATCTGATGGAGGAGGTTTGGgttgctgttctttttttttcttgtattattt from Pocillopora verrucosa isolate sample1 chromosome 2, ASM3666991v2, whole genome shotgun sequence includes the following:
- the LOC131782477 gene encoding replication protein A 70 kDa DNA-binding subunit; amino-acid sequence: MLSEGAIQEIISKPVEEHPHQPILQILGIKQIQSKGSDGKGNDRYRLVLSDGIHVLTSAMLATQLNEMVTSEQLEVKAVIQLNKYICNVIQETRKVLILMDVTVIKPGREVPGKIGDPKNLNADPGIDRQNPPQKNGNGAPQSIPGGVKAVMTNGKLAGGTSRGAELASSTYGSHKPLASRGNNIRSVFPITSLTPYQNRWTIRVRVTSKPKVRTYNNSRGEGRVFNVDLVDESGEIRATGFNEAVDKFYDLLELDKVFYISKCSLRTANKKFTTIKNDYELFLNNDSLIEPCDDTCDLPTMQYNFVDIGDLGNFNADALVDILGIVINADDVTQITTKTTNRQVSKRDITLLDRSEKSVRATLWGEEAETFDEFVGKFPVLALKGAKVSDFGGRSLSILGSTNMRINPMDLQEAHSLRGWYDNVGKDSNVESLSGLRSDGGGCGYKTFFQMDHENLGMGDKADYFTSKATVLYMKKDNCLYKACPTAECNKKVIDEGDGNYRCEKCNKTYPNFKYRLMLLTNLADFTGNHWVTCFQETAELLLKITADELGQMRDSGDECSFDQIFQEANFKTYIFKIRAKMETYNDETRVKCTAAGVSPLDIMQEGKRMIAEIQKLRML